The genomic DNA GAAAAAGGCTCCCTATCTACTATATAAAACGGTTTCGCGGCCAAAATAAGCCAGAAATTTTTGGTTACATGCTTTTTTTTACAAAAAAGGGAAAATTGGAATGCGTGCCGGAAGGTACAGGAAATTTTTGAGCAAATTGGGGATTTTCTTTTTATTTGGACGATTTCTTAATTAGATTTACGCTAAAGGGATGAGTGTGTTTAAACGACAAGGCGCATCTTTCGGAGCAACCCCGTTCAAGTGGGCGGGGCTCGTTTTTGCGGTTGTCTTTGTGTTCTTATTGGCGGACTTTTTGTTCGGCCAGAAGGCGACTCCTGTGCGAGTGGGTGCCGATGCGGGCGGCCCGAATTCGATAGCCTTTTTGCACGAACTTCACGGCGAAAACATCGGGCTCGATTGCAGCCACTGCCATACGGGTGCTGTTTCCGGGGCGCGCGCATATATGCCCGCAAAGGCGGATTGCATGGATTGCCACCGCCTGCCGCTCACTGAAAATCCCGGCATCGAGAAGCTGGATTCGGCGCTGGCCGCCGCTCCGGCATACCCCTGGAAGCACGAGTCCGCGTTGCCGGAGCACGTGGTGTTCCACCACGGGGTACACGCGGCCGCCGGGGTGGAGTGCGCGGATTGCCACCGCGGTTTTGCCGGAGCCCAGCCCGGCGCGAAAGCAAAATCTGTCGCGCCCCTTTCCACGGGCGCGACCGGAGCTCAGCCTGGCGCGAAGGCCGACGTGTACGGCGGCGAGAATTTCAGCATGCAGATGTGCATCGCCTGCCACAGGGGAGAAACGTTCAAACAGAAGAATTTCAGGCGGGCGGCAACGTACTGCGCCGCGTGCCACAGGTAGTTTATGGATAGGCGCGAGTTCTTGAAAATCCTTTCGGCGACGGTAGCGGGTTTTGCGCTGTTCGGGTGCCGCGACGGCTTGCTCGGCGATATGCCGGTCAAGGGCGCGCGCCTCAAGCTTGCTGACTTCGAGAACGAGGTGAAACTCGCCCTCTCGAAGATGAAGCCCGGTATGGAACTCGTGCGCGTGCCGATGCCCGCAGCGCTCAAGACTCCCGGTGCCTCGCAGGAGAACCGTTTTGGCATGGCTATCGACCTGGATGCCTGCGATGCCTGCGGCAAGTGCGTGCTTGCCTGCATCCAGGAGAACAACATCCCGCTTAGTGCTCCCGAGCGTGCGAACCGCGGGCAGTTCATGCACTGGATAGAGATGTGCGGCGGTGCGCCCGCGATGTGTTTCCACTGCGGGGATGCCCCCTGCGAGAAAGTCTGCCCGACGGGGGCCGCGAACCACACTCCCGATGGCGTCTCTGTGATGATGTACAAGCGCTGCACCGGGAGCCGCTTCTGCGGGGCGAACTGCCCCGTGCATGCCCGCAAGTTCAATTTCGATGACCCTGTGGCTTCGGGTCGTTCGCTCAAGTTTAACGCTGGCGTTCCCGTGCGCGAGAAGGGCGTGATGGAAAAATGCTCGCTGTGCCTGCAGCGCCTGCAGGATGCGCGCCACGACTTCAAGGCGCTCCATCCGGGAGAAAGTTTCCGCGGGCGCGGCGTGACCACCGCCTGTGCCGCCGCCTGCCCCAAGAACGCGATTATATTCGGCAACTGGCTCGACGAAGGTTCCCCGCTGGTAAGGGCCGCGAAGAACCGCGTGCTCTATGCCCCGAAGGCTATTGCGGCGCTTGACCCGGCTATCGTCTACATGAGGGGGCGTCGTTGATTTTCCGCATCCTCCTATATGCGGGGCTTGCGCTCCTGTTGCCCGGCCTTGCCGCGCTAGGGTATTCCCTCTGGGAAGGCCCTGCTGTGTGGTCGGTGGACGCGCATACCTTCTGGGGGACTCCCGTAAGCCTGTTCGTTTTCTGGATAGGCATCGCCCATGCGGGTACGCTCATTTCGGCAATTCTTCTGGCGCTAGGTGTGCCGCTCGATCGTCGCACCTCGATGCTTGCCGAACTCACGACTCTCTGCGCGCTCGTGGTCGCCGCGATATACCCGCTCATGCATCTCGGCGTGGTGGAAAATTTCTACATGGTCATCCCGTTCCTGGATGCACGGGGCAACTTCGCGAACGTGCGTTCCCCGCTGGTGTGGGACTTCTGCTGCATCGCCATCTATGCGCTGCTCTCGCTCGTGTTTTTTGCAATTCACCTGTTTGCGGATAGGTCGCAGGCGCTGGAAGATGTGCGCCGCCCGATGGCATGGCTACTCTTCCCGCTGGTGCTCTGGGTGCACACGATTGTGAGTCTCGATTTTGCAGTGACGTTCGTGCCCGAGTGGCGCGGGGCGTTTTTCCCGCTGTACTTTATCGCGGGTGCCATCTATTCGGGCCTTGCGATGGTGAACGTGCTGCTTGTTGCGGAAGGCTGCCGCGTGCGCCTGCTCGAAAAGCTCATGATGGTCGGCTCCTTCGTGATGCTCGTATTCTGGGCTTGGAACTTCGCGCTCAAGGGGGACTGGAACTTCTCGGTGTTCGCGTTCGGGGCGCTGTTACCGCAGCTCTGGTGGGTGTCTGCCGTGCGCGTGAGCCCGTTCGGGCGGCTTGCGGTTTCGCTCTCGGTGCTGCTCGGGCTTTGGCTGGAACGCTTCTACCTGGTAATGCCCGCCGAACCGCGCGGCTTTGGGTATGTCGATGCGGGCCTTGTCGCTTTTTCCATCGGGTTGTTTACAACGTTGCTTGTGATTTTGCGTGTAAAGTTGCGTAAGCCCATCGAGGGTGGGGAACTTCTTTTCGGCGAACTGGAAGAGGCTTCTGCGCCGGTTGTGGAACCCCATACGGAACCGCTCACGAGCCGCGAGTTTATCGTGTTGCGTTTCCCGTTGTTGCTGGGCGTGCTCGTGGCGCTTGTCTACACGCTCTGGGCGGTGTCGCAGCCCGTGTTCGATACGGTGGCGGTCGCTATCCCGAACGTTGCCCCGCTATTCTACCCGATTGTGGCGCTGGTGGCCGCTATTGCCCTATGCATACGCCCGGTATGGCAGGCGGTTTCGGCGCATAATGCAGATGGATGCGGTTCCCGTTACCTGAAAATCGCCTTTGCTATATGTGTGCTTATGTTTGCGTTTTTTGCGGGAGTGTTTTATGCGGGCGGTTCGTCTGCGCCCTCGAAATTCACGAGCTATGTTGACACCCCGAAAAATGCCATCGCACCTGATGGCCCGAAAATAGCGGGCGCATTTGATACGCTGCGGACGCGCGCGGTATGGAACGCGCGATGCAGCGGATGTCACGGAAAAGACGGCAAGTTCAACGCGAAGTTTGTCCGCGAGTTCTACCCGGTTCCGCAAAAGTTGACTGCGGCTCGTCTCGATTCCCTCGGGGAGGATTCCCTGGTACACGTGATTATGTACGGGCGCACGAACATGAACCCGTATGCTGACCGCATAACCGAAGCGGATGCCCGCGCCCTCGTGCGATACATGCGCTCGCTTGCCCCGGCGGACATCCCTGCACCCGAGATAAAAGAAACTGCACCCGAGATAAACGAGTCGGCGCCTGAGATAAACGATTCGACGCACGAGATAAACAATTCGACGCCCGAAACAAACGATTCGGCGGAGGTTCTACAATGATCCCGCTGATGAACGCTGTCGCCTGCCTCCTCGCGCTCGCCATGGCCCAGTTCTTCTGGCGCCGCCCCATCCGCCTGTTCAAGGAGGCGTTCTTCTTGCTTGCCGCCGTAGTCGTGTTCTGCGTCTACGCCTACTTCTCGGGCGACATGAACGACCCTGCGATGGAATCTTACCCCTTCCGCATGTTCGCGCTGGCCCTGTGCTTCTCTACGACTGCCCTGCCCGTCAAGCGCCGCCGTTACCTGCTCATGGCTCAGGTCATGTGGTTCTGGGTCGAGTTCTTCGGCTCCTTATCGCTTTTCTACCACGGCTTCGACATGCCGTGGACGCGCCTCTTGGCAATCGCCGTCTCCGTGTTTGGCTCCACGTTCCTCTCGCGCATCTCGCAGGGCATGGAGTTCGCCCTGATGGCTTACTGGATTGCCGTCTGGGTGTTCTTCTAGTTGATTTTGTAATAAAAACTTTACAAATAAGATCCGATAGCCTCCCGTCAAAGGCCGTATCCCCTTTATTGTGATAATTATGTAAGCATTTTTATTGATGTTGGTAAACTCTTTTTTAGATTTATAACAAAATATTAACCGAGAATACCTATGAACAAGAATTCCCAGATTTCGTTGTTCGGTAGGGCAGCCCTGTTTGCTCTTGCTTCTACGGCAATGCTGTTTGCCCAAGAGCCTGCCGCCGCTCCTGCCGGTTCTGTTGAACCTGAAACTGCAACCGAACCGGCTGCCGCAGCCCCCGCTGCAGAACAGCCCGCCGCCGCTTCGGCTGAGCCGGCAGTTGCCGCAACCGAGGGTGGCGAAGCCAAGACCGCATCTATCTTTGTGCAGGACCCGGCCATATTCCACCAGCGCCAGGCCGACTTGGAAAAGTTGAAGGGAAGCCTCCAGAACGTGAACGAGGGGCTTGATTCCCTGCTCGCCGACGCAAGCCACATCGCCAAGATGAACGACCAGTGTGCCGCGGTGAGCATCAACGACGTGATGGGCGACGAGTGCTGGACCTTCTACCAGGTCGAGTTGCCCGCCTTCGAAGAAAAGTACATGCAGGTTACCGGCGAGGTTCGCCTGGGCCATATGGAAACCGCCCGCGGTCTCGAGGACCGCAAGTTGCAGATTAACGCCTGTGTGGACGCTCTCTACAGCTTTGCCGCGTCTAAGGACCAGTTCCTGAACCTCAAGGGCGGCGTGTTCCTGGAACCGCTCGCCAAGGGCTTCGAGGCCCATTACGATTTCACCCTGCAGTACGAGCCCAACCACCGCAAGAACGCTCTCGCTATTGCCCAGAAGTGGGGCGAGACCTGCCGCGAGATGGTCGTGCGCCAGGATGGGGAAGGCTTTGCCCCGTACTTCATTGAACGCCTGGATAGGCTGAACAAGGACCTTGCCCGTGACGGCTCCCTGGCCATCTACAAGGTAGATACCGCCGCCGCCCCGACGGTCTACATGGATATCGCGAAGCCGGTCCGCAGTGCCTACTACCTGAACGGTGTCAAGCTGTTCCACAGCCGCATCGCCGCGGGCCCCGTAGACGAAAGTAACATCCGCATCAAGTTCGAGAATGGTGCTGCCAAGGTCGAGGGCGCCGAGGTGGTTGTCCAGCATGGCAAGCCGCAGCAGTTCAAGGGTGCAGTCCAGTTCGCCGAGAAGGCCGCGATGATGAACGGTCGCTGGATCTGGGAAAACCAGGGCAATACCGAAGGCGTTGACTTTGGACCGGTTTACGATGCCGATTCGCTTGCCACCGCGCAGGCCGAACAGAAGGCCGCCGAGCAGAAGGCTGCCGAGGAAAAGGCCGCCGAGGAATCCAAGGCCATCGAGAGCCGCCGCGGTACGCACTTCTCTCCCTGGGCCGCGGTTTCGGGCGTGTTCGCTCCCTATGGCGACAAGAGCCGCATAGGCTTCAAGGACGTAGAGAAGAACGACCTCGTGATTTTCGCTGACGGTGCCGCCGCCGCGCGCGTAAGGCTCAACTTTGGCGAGACCGGCGACGGCTTCATTGCCGTGGGCGCGGGCGGTTACATCGGTGCCGCGTTCAAGGGAGGCCTGCTGCGCTTGTACGTGGCGCCTCTCGCACAGCTCGAACTGGGCTACAAGGACTTCGGTATCCGCGAGACTGCCGTGATTGCAATCCCCGAGGATGACTCCAAGGAATGGATGCAGTTCAGGAGCGGCGTGTTCTACAAGTTCGGCTTCGTGGGCGTGGAAATCGGCCACGACCTGATTACAAACTTTGGCCAGGGCGGCTATGTTTCCGTCTTCTTTGAAATGTAATGGAGGGCAAGATGAAGATTTTTAAGAAATTGCTCGTTGCCGGCGGTGCCGCTTCCATAGCCTTTACCGCATGCTCTATTGTTGATGAATACGACCAGGAACTGGTCGACAGGTACGAACAGGCTGTCCAGGACGAGAAGGATTCCGTGAAGCAGGCCGAACAGGATAGGAAGGATTCCATCGCGAACCTCGACTCCGCGACCTGCCCCGAGACCTTCACGGATACCCGCGACGAAAACGTCTACGACATCGTGCGCATCTACGACCCCGAAGTCGACAGCAAGGCCCGCTGCTGGTTCAAGCAGAACCTGAAGTACGACGCGAAGGACGATTCCCGCTGCCTCGACGACGACAAGAAGAACTGCAAGGTTTACGGTCGCCTGTACCTGGGTTCCGCAATTAAGAAGGGCGTGTGCCCCGAGGGTACCCGCGTTTCTACCTCGGAAGACTGGGAACACCTGCTCAAGGTTGTTGACCCCGACGAGAACTCCTCGTACATCCTGAAGAATGCCGAGGAATGGATTGCCGGCGGCACAGCATCCAAGGCGACCGACAAGTACGGCTTCAGCGCCGTGCCCGGAGGCTTTTACGATGATGACGAGGAAGAGTACACCGAGGAATTCCACAACGATGGTCACTGGTGGGTCTACTCCAAGGATTCGTTCAAGTACGTGAGGATGTCCGCCGATGATAACCTCTACGAGTTCAGAACCATCGACGCCTACAACTCCGAAGGCATCGGCCTCTCTGTCCGCTGCGTGCTCGAGTCCAACCACTCCATAGAGGCCGACACTTCTTCCAGTGAAGGCGACAAGTCCTCGAGTTCCGAAGGGGACGGTGAAGTCAAGAGCTCTTCTTCCGAAGGCTCCTCCGATACCGAGAGCTCCTCTTCCGAAGAAGTCGACCCGGAAGATGTCATTGTCCCCCAGAACGACGTGAGCATTGACGGCGTGTCGCAGAAGGGCCCGTTCATCAAGGGTGCAACGGTGAGCGTCTACGAACTGGATAACGGTCGCAACCTGAGCCCC from Fibrobacter sp. UWR3 includes the following:
- a CDS encoding cytochrome c3 family protein; the protein is MFKRQGASFGATPFKWAGLVFAVVFVFLLADFLFGQKATPVRVGADAGGPNSIAFLHELHGENIGLDCSHCHTGAVSGARAYMPAKADCMDCHRLPLTENPGIEKLDSALAAAPAYPWKHESALPEHVVFHHGVHAAAGVECADCHRGFAGAQPGAKAKSVAPLSTGATGAQPGAKADVYGGENFSMQMCIACHRGETFKQKNFRRAATYCAACHR
- a CDS encoding c-type cytochrome, which gives rise to MIFRILLYAGLALLLPGLAALGYSLWEGPAVWSVDAHTFWGTPVSLFVFWIGIAHAGTLISAILLALGVPLDRRTSMLAELTTLCALVVAAIYPLMHLGVVENFYMVIPFLDARGNFANVRSPLVWDFCCIAIYALLSLVFFAIHLFADRSQALEDVRRPMAWLLFPLVLWVHTIVSLDFAVTFVPEWRGAFFPLYFIAGAIYSGLAMVNVLLVAEGCRVRLLEKLMMVGSFVMLVFWAWNFALKGDWNFSVFAFGALLPQLWWVSAVRVSPFGRLAVSLSVLLGLWLERFYLVMPAEPRGFGYVDAGLVAFSIGLFTTLLVILRVKLRKPIEGGELLFGELEEASAPVVEPHTEPLTSREFIVLRFPLLLGVLVALVYTLWAVSQPVFDTVAVAIPNVAPLFYPIVALVAAIALCIRPVWQAVSAHNADGCGSRYLKIAFAICVLMFAFFAGVFYAGGSSAPSKFTSYVDTPKNAIAPDGPKIAGAFDTLRTRAVWNARCSGCHGKDGKFNAKFVREFYPVPQKLTAARLDSLGEDSLVHVIMYGRTNMNPYADRITEADARALVRYMRSLAPADIPAPEIKETAPEINESAPEINDSTHEINNSTPETNDSAEVLQ
- a CDS encoding 4Fe-4S dicluster domain-containing protein, translated to MDRREFLKILSATVAGFALFGCRDGLLGDMPVKGARLKLADFENEVKLALSKMKPGMELVRVPMPAALKTPGASQENRFGMAIDLDACDACGKCVLACIQENNIPLSAPERANRGQFMHWIEMCGGAPAMCFHCGDAPCEKVCPTGAANHTPDGVSVMMYKRCTGSRFCGANCPVHARKFNFDDPVASGRSLKFNAGVPVREKGVMEKCSLCLQRLQDARHDFKALHPGESFRGRGVTTACAAACPKNAIIFGNWLDEGSPLVRAAKNRVLYAPKAIAALDPAIVYMRGRR